The Fulvia fulva chromosome 11, complete sequence genome segment GTCTCACCACAAATGAACACCAACCTCCGCAACGCCAAGATGACCCCGAAAGGCGGCTCGcagatcagcctcgaccaCATCTCCATCCGCGGCAGCGAAATCAGATATTACATCCTTCCAGACTCGTTACCACTTGACACGCTCCTCATCGACGACACACCTAAGCCGAAGAACAAGGCGCGGAAGGAGCAGGATAAGAGTGCCGCTGCTGGTGGCCCGGGTGGCATGAGAGGTGGACGAGGAGGACCGCGTGGTGGTGGTAGAGGTAGAGGTCGGGGCAGGGGACGTGGAAGGGGGTTCTAGATGGCGGAATGAGGCATGATGATGCGTGCTGAATCGCGCATGAAGATGAGACGCTCGATCGGCTCGAAGCCATCGTCAGGTCGGAAACATCGAAAATGCTTCTCGATTCTCGGAGGCATCGGGGAGAAGAGGAGTCATGGCGCATGGTACGAAGGGAAGGCATACCTCGGCCAGGCAAAGACGATGCTTCTTCGCCCTCAATGGCGCGGACACAGGATAGCCTTGATGTATGAACATGAGCGTTTGCATTACATACGAAATTGCCAGCGCTGAGATGCAGCAGCGCCCTCTGAGGACGGCCGGCTGCTACAACGAGATCAGCAACCAATTTCCTTCCATCGCTCACTTCCAGAAACTCGGGACGATGCTCGAAGGATCGAGGGCTCCTAACCTATCTGCTGACGTATTGCAGCACAGGACCGCGGCACGGGTACACACCGCGATCAAACGCGAGACAAGAGCTGCAGCAGCTTCTTCCCGGTCAGTGTCGTAGAAAGTAGCCATTCTTTCTTCCCCGTCACAGAAGGAATCTAAGGGGAAGCGTCCCTGCCGGAAGGTAAACATGTAATCCACCGGGAGCAGCAGGTCAGCTCAGAAAATCCGCTTTCGCTTCTTCGTTATACCGCGAGGCATCCTCGATCATGTGGAGAGAGTGGGCGGGCTAGGCGCATCTGCTAGGCTATAGGCAAAGGAGAGGCATTATGATGCTGCTCCCGTTTCGTCAGGCCAGTGTGGCTATCATATGCTCGTTTGGCCCCAGTGGTGATTGACTGCATGGTATACACTGGTTGTGCCTGCGGTTACATGGATGTGCATGTCTTTTTGCTCGTGTTGACGGGATTGTGCCTGCGTGTTCCGTGCTACGAGGAGTTGTCAAGACAGATGCGACGGATGGTGCGTGTCCGCGTTGAAAGTTGAATGTTTTACGTTGGTGTCGAAACGTGTTTCAACACACACCACACGTAGCAACATACAGATGATCACAACATATTTACCCATATGCTAATGACTACTACCTGAGATTGTGAAGAGCCAAACGTCGATTTTGACGATGTTATCGCCATCCCATAACTTTTCCATGCACACTACCTCAACACTACATGACAAAGCAATATATCCCATCTAATTGGCTACGCGACTGTGACACGCTAAGTTATGACCAATATCATTCACCTGTTCCGGTCTTCTCCTTGGCAGTACCGTCCACTTTGCTGCATCGCCAGGTCATCATGCTACTACACATGCCGGAACAAAGGCGCTCGCTCATGTCTACCAACATGTCCTGCATGCCAGCAAGTACTGGAACCCGAAGAACAGCACAATCGCGTTTCCAGGTTCCAGTCACGACCCACCGATCGTAGCCCACCTAGCGCGATGCTGGAGAAAGAGCGGATGATAAACAGCCTGACGGTGGCAGTCACGGCCAACAAGAGGAGCAATATATGGCTTCCTCGCGAGGGAGAACAGTAGGTCGATGTATATCGTCCCATCCGAACTCGGCACAATCTGCCGTGGGGTAGATCGTTTCGTGGAACAGCGCTGCTGCTCCAAGATATGCTCGATCTCATAGGAGCTCTTCAGCTGGATGTGGTTCAGACATATGCAACGGAGTCTACTCATTAGATCGCGAACGGAAAGAGGACACGCACACACGATGTGAGGATAACAGTATTTGAATGGACCTGGCCAGTCTAGAAAAGCAAGGCTGGCAAGGCCCAGGCTTTGAACGGACGTGAATGGAAAGGCATACCATACAAGATGTTATTCTTGTCATTGGGCCTACTCGGCTATGTATCCACAGTGTGACCTGCTGACAAGACGGCAATTCTATAGAGCATAAACGCTTCGCCTTACCCACATTTTGCGTAGACTGCGTTCTGTCAATCACCGCTCGGCGCTAGATTCGCACCTCCCCTTCCTTCCAGTCCTTCATCGAGCAAGTCTGGATATCTTTTCCTGATCACGGCGACAATGCCCTCACTGGCGACCTTCCCGCTCAGCGCAATGCAGACACCCTCAGCTCGGAGCAAGAGCAGATCCGCCCCAAACTCAGTCTCATCGGTCTGATAATACTCTCTAGCAGCTTTGAGCGCGTCAGGCCAGGCCCAGTACTCGCCTCGCAATTCCTCGCGCATAAGATCTTTCTCCACCCAAGAAGCCTCAGGCTCATAACCTGGAGCACGAGCCAGCATGATATAGTGCGTCTCATCATGGCCGATGATCATGCGTGCTACGCCATCACCGTACGTGGACCAGACTTGCCTCTTCAAAGCGTCGCCGTTACTTGTCGTCATTTCCTGCCTCATCGTGCCCCACAGTGCGTTCTCAAGCACCAGGATCGTCTGGTAAAGTTCTACATACCACAGTCCTTCCTCGATAGCGCGTTGTCTAGCATATGGCTTGACGTATGCCTGTACCTCCAGCCAATGCTGCACCAGCCAGTCTTGGAATTCTTCGCGCGGGGCCCAGGAGCATGTTGAGCTACCGTTGGGGTATGTGAAGGCTATGAGGTACTGCATTGGATTCTGGCCGATGAGTCTGGGTTGGTAGTCATGGCTCTTCTCGGACTCGTCGCTTTCCGCGTCTTCGCTGCTGTTGTCGAACTCGGTGTCTACGTTGTCCTTGTTGACAGGGAACATATCGGTCAGGGACTGGTTGCGCTCAAAGGCGGCGTCTCGAGTTGAGGGCATGTTAGTCGCAGCATCGATTGCAGTGGCTGGACGTCGGCGGACCAACAAAAGGCTAGAAGGGGTATAGGATCTGATGGTCCAGTCACCCGAAATATTTACAAAACTGTTTCGGAGCTTGACATTCATGTCAATGACAGAGAGCTGGCGAGCACACTGGTCGGGAGTACAGGCACTCTCACGATATGCCCAATCTCAAAATACGGCCGACACAGATGCGATGGGATAGAAGTTCAAATACAACCTAGTTTACTTGCGGAGAGTTTGCTAACTCTGAGAGATCAAAGGGATAAGTAATTGATTACACGATGACCTTACCATTCTAGTAGCTAGCTACCTTAGAACTACCTGCCACCCTTCCCCTTCCTACTCGTATCACCCTTATAGGGTCCAATCCATCCTTGCGTGACCCCAACAATGAAGATCGTAAGCATCAAGCTCACCATAAGCAGACTGTAAAGCATCGGCTGCATCACATCCCTCCTTAACCTCTGCCCACCAGGCGTCGCAGCCTCCAGACTCGGAAGGCGTCGCCAGCTACTCATGCTCGTCGAGTCGACAGAAGGCGTGAGTGGTACAAGTCTAATCGTCGAAAGTACGGAGGACGTATCTTCGGCCTCTTTCTCCTTTGATCGGAAGGAAAGTCGCACTTCTTGGGATATGGAAGAGAGAGTGCCGCGGAGTGTGTGGAGACGAGCTGGGATACGGGGCGGGTTGAAGAGGTATCGGGGCATGGTATGTTTTACCCTCGAGGGCGGGTCCTTTGTGCGAGGGAAGTGTTTGGGGCCTGGGGATAATGGCATTGTTGATGGTGAAGGGGCGAGGGCTTTGTGAATGGTGCGTTGGGACAAAGGGATGTTGTGAATGTTAGGGACAATAGCTGAGGGACTTCTACGTACGTCGGTCGGTCGGACGGGCAAGATCGTGCTGTCTGGATGAAGGCTTGGAGTAACTACTATTTGATGCTTTTGACGCTGCGACACATGGCATCGGACATCGTATGAGTCGAGACCAGCGCTTTCTTCCGGAACGGTGAGCAGCAAACATGTAGCAATCTCAATGAGGTGAATAAGTGCGCACTTCTGCGCCTGGTCCTTGCTTCGGCTTACTGTGACGGCCTTGGCGGTCGTGTGACGTGTTGTCAGTGAATGAACTTCTGACTAGCGCGACTTCCTCGTGTGTCGCGCTTTCCACCTCTTATATATCACAACCCCAAATTCAACCATACTTACACTACACAACACAGAATTTCCGACACGCGCACTCTCCTACACCACCAATCATCCTTGCCTCGACCACTTCTCACTTTAGCAACACTCGAAGAGCGCTACCCGAGTTCTTCAACATCATCATGGCCCACATCAACCGCATCAACACCGAGCGCCTCCGCCCAGACGGGGACTTCGAGTACCGCATCGGCACATCTCGGCACTTCCAACACGCAAAGACACGGGACGTGACCGATAAACAGGTCCAAGAGTACCGGGAGCGCATGATCGACGAGCCGAAGACCTGGGAGAGAGATTTCGAGGTGGAGCGTATCGCCGGCCATGACGAGCACGACTGCCTCGTAATCTTCAAGCCACACTACCGCACCGGCCTTGAGGTTCGCCCAGGCTGGTTCAGGCACAATGTGTTGAGCAACGATTTAATCCAGGCGTATAAGGATTTCGTGGCCGAGACTGACAAGGAGTATGCTGCTGCGAAGGAGGAGCAAGGTGTACAGACGGCTCAAGCATCCTCGAAGGTGGCGAGGCTGATACAAGGCGCGTTCCAGGCGCAGGTCATGAAGCCTGTTGGCGCGAAGTTGAGGGAGGTGGTACTGGAGCGGTACCCAGATGCTTTTCGCATTCAAGATGCGATGGATGGCCGCGACGCGACTGCGCAAGACGGCAATGATGAAGCGGCCGCCAACTCCAGAGACAGGCAGAAGTCCGAAGAGCCGACCGTACCTTTCTACGAAATGACAACCGGCATTGTCGGCGAAGACTCCACGCACTACCTCTTTCTCAACACGGGAGGGTCCGCACGTTGGGTGCAGAAGACGTATATGTCTGAGGAATGGACTGGGCCATACAAGATGCAGAAAGAGCAGCTGATTAGGGCTTTCCAAGGCCATACTGGTGGCCAGGTGGACTACCAGGGCAGTTGGCGACCAGATCTGCATCTCCATGGGATGTTTCCTGCATTCCTGGTGCTCCCCTCGCCCATATCCGCGGAGGTCAGGGAAGAAGTCGAGAAAAGATACCCGGGACTGCTCCACGAGGAGGGAGCTTCGGATGATGCGTCCACGATGGCGCATTGATAGCGGCGGCAGAATATGGTTGATTCTGTCGAGGTGGAGGACGTGTCGTTGGCGAGCTGCTGTTTATCTTCATCCTTCGCAACCTGGAAGAGTGCTCGTTCATGGGACATAGCTTCAGTAACAAGAATACCCAGATTTACAGTGTCTCTTTCCATCGACCCGAAGACCCACTGGGGCACTGGTCTTATGTATGACCTTCTGTACGCATCAGAAACCGCTCGAGACGCTCTGCATCTGGTCTCTGTCCAGCACTATCCCTTGCAAACAAGATCTGGACATTCTTCGGTGGAAAAAGTCCAAAAGGATTGCGCGACAGCTGTGGCAACACAACATCATCCACAATCACCAACGAAAAGTTCGTCAGGCTCGGCATATAGCCTTGATTGACTAAGTCGGCAATAGTCTCGAAGTGGCGTTCGCGGACCGTTCCCGGGATATGGAGAGCGATGCTGCGAATCAGTTGTCGCTGCTCGGGCTGAAGCGCTCGCAGAAAGAGATCCAGATGCGATACAATGTGGAAAGAAAACGTGTTACCGGAGTATACCAATCCACGAGCCAGCTTATGGGCTTCGAACCAGATCTGTCGGCATGTCGCGAGGAAGTGCAGCGACAACTGATCGTCCTCAGCTCGGATGCGGAGGTCAGCAGCGCGATTTGGCTCGCGGACGGCTCTCAATGCCAGAGTCAAGCGGTTTGACTTTTCATGGCAGGAGC includes the following:
- a CDS encoding Small nuclear ribonucleoprotein Sm D1, translated to MKLVRFLMKCTNETVTIELKTGTIVQGTIASVSPQMNTNLRNAKMTPKGGSQISLDHISIRGSEIRYYILPDSLPLDTLLIDDTPKPKNKARKEQDKSAAAGGPGGMRGGRGGPRGGGRGRGRGRGRGRGF